One Micromonospora sp. FIMYZ51 genomic window carries:
- the purB gene encoding adenylosuccinate lyase: protein MTTIPNVLAHRYASPELVALWSPEEKIRLERQLWLAVLRAQRDLGVAVPDGVVEAYERVLHEVDLDSIAARERVTRHDVKARIEEFSALAGHEHVHKGMTSRDLTENVEQLQVRRSLELIRDRVVATLVRLAWHAHEYADVVMAGRSHNVAAQATTLGKRFASAAEELIIAYERLTDLIERYPLRGIKGPVGTAADQLDLFDGDAEKVAELERRVAEHLGFHRVLDSVGQVYPRSLDFDVLSALAQTAAAPSSLATTIRLMVGQELVTEGFKPGQVGSSAMPHKMNTRSSERVNGFAVIIRGYLSMVGELAGDQWNEGDVSCSVVRRVALPDAFFAADGLFQTFLTVLDEFGAYPAVINRELERFLPFLATTKILVAAVRRGVGRETAHEAIKEHAVAVALAMRERAAAENDLFDRLAADSRLNLSRAEIDALVADRAAFTGAAPAQIQAVTARITKIAQSHPQATTYTPPPIL from the coding sequence GTGACGACGATCCCGAACGTGCTCGCCCACCGGTACGCCTCGCCCGAACTGGTCGCCCTTTGGTCGCCGGAGGAGAAGATCCGGCTGGAGCGGCAGCTCTGGCTCGCCGTACTCCGGGCCCAGCGGGACCTCGGCGTGGCAGTGCCCGACGGGGTGGTCGAGGCGTACGAGCGGGTGCTGCACGAGGTTGATCTTGACTCGATCGCGGCGCGCGAGCGGGTGACCCGGCACGACGTGAAGGCGCGGATCGAGGAGTTCAGCGCGCTGGCCGGGCACGAGCACGTGCACAAGGGGATGACCTCGCGGGACCTCACCGAGAACGTCGAGCAACTCCAGGTGCGCCGGTCGCTGGAGCTGATCCGGGACCGGGTGGTGGCGACGCTGGTCCGGCTGGCCTGGCACGCCCACGAGTACGCGGACGTGGTGATGGCCGGTCGGTCGCACAACGTCGCGGCGCAGGCGACCACGCTGGGTAAGCGCTTCGCGTCGGCCGCCGAGGAGCTGATCATCGCGTACGAGCGGCTGACCGACCTGATCGAGCGTTACCCGCTGCGGGGAATCAAGGGGCCGGTGGGTACCGCCGCCGACCAGCTGGACCTCTTCGACGGCGACGCCGAGAAGGTGGCCGAGCTGGAGCGGCGGGTGGCCGAGCACCTCGGCTTCCACCGGGTGCTGGACAGCGTCGGGCAGGTCTACCCGCGTTCGCTCGACTTCGACGTGCTCTCCGCGTTGGCGCAGACCGCCGCCGCGCCTTCGTCGCTGGCCACCACGATCCGGCTGATGGTCGGTCAGGAGCTGGTCACCGAGGGTTTCAAGCCGGGGCAGGTCGGCTCCAGCGCGATGCCGCACAAGATGAACACCCGCTCGTCGGAGCGGGTGAACGGCTTCGCCGTGATCATCCGGGGGTACCTGTCGATGGTCGGCGAGCTGGCCGGCGACCAGTGGAACGAGGGGGACGTCTCCTGCTCGGTGGTCCGCCGGGTGGCCCTGCCGGACGCCTTCTTCGCCGCCGACGGGCTGTTCCAGACGTTTCTCACCGTGCTTGACGAGTTCGGTGCGTACCCTGCGGTGATCAACCGGGAGTTGGAACGCTTCCTGCCCTTCCTGGCCACCACGAAGATCCTGGTGGCGGCCGTGCGCCGGGGCGTCGGCCGGGAGACCGCGCACGAGGCGATCAAGGAGCACGCGGTAGCGGTGGCCCTGGCCATGCGCGAGCGGGCCGCTGCCGAGAACGACCTCTTCGACCGCCTGGCCGCCGACTCTCGCCTCAACCTCAGCCGCGCCGAGATCGACGCGCTGGTCGCCGACCGGGCCGCCTTCACCGGTGCCGCCCCCGCCCAGATCCAGGCGGTAACCGCCCGCATCACCAAGATCGCCCAGTCCCACCCCCAGGCCACCACCTACACCCCACCCCCCATCCTCTGA
- a CDS encoding YbjQ family protein: MLVVTTDQLPGYEIRQILGEVVSSMARTRNPYREGVKNLRGGAYDPMAPDNLTRWRTDSVARLGEEARRLGANAVVGMRFDSRDCGEMWMEICAYGTAVIAVPKTPDVMPPDQPIVAAETAQEPAIAEEPGGIAEPASAPTLRTSAETPNP, encoded by the coding sequence GTGCTGGTCGTGACGACGGATCAACTTCCCGGCTACGAGATCCGCCAGATCCTCGGCGAAGTGGTCTCCTCGATGGCCAGAACCCGCAACCCGTACCGCGAGGGCGTGAAGAACCTGCGCGGCGGCGCGTACGACCCGATGGCGCCGGACAACCTCACCCGGTGGCGTACCGACTCGGTGGCCCGGCTCGGCGAGGAGGCCCGGCGGCTCGGCGCGAACGCGGTGGTGGGGATGCGGTTCGACAGCCGCGACTGCGGCGAGATGTGGATGGAGATCTGCGCCTACGGCACCGCCGTGATCGCGGTGCCCAAGACTCCCGACGTCATGCCCCCGGATCAGCCGATCGTCGCGGCGGAGACCGCCCAGGAACCGGCCATCGCCGAGGAACCCGGCGGCATCGCCGAGCCCGCCAGCGCGCCCACCCTCCGCACCTCCGCCGAAACCCCCAACCCCTGA
- a CDS encoding trypsin-like serine protease, giving the protein MRIRSLIAVLATAMAGVLGASSGAVAAPVGPYIIGGGTVSSAPWAAAVLSNGSFTCSGTIIAPQWVLTARHCLGGTMSVRVGSVNRTSGGVTRTVSATYSRYDLALMRLSSSVSTSYVTLANSNPPINSTNSIYGWGMTCYSGCSASTQLKTASVRVTSNSVTDAYGGQAIRSTRINGNAWRGDSGGPQFYNGAQVGVASTADGQSIQNYGSVAYNRAWITSVAGV; this is encoded by the coding sequence ATGCGCATCCGATCCCTGATCGCGGTCCTCGCCACAGCCATGGCCGGCGTGCTCGGCGCCAGCTCCGGCGCCGTCGCCGCGCCCGTCGGCCCGTACATCATCGGCGGCGGGACGGTCTCCTCCGCGCCGTGGGCCGCAGCCGTCCTCAGCAACGGCTCGTTCACCTGCTCCGGCACGATCATCGCGCCGCAGTGGGTGCTCACCGCCCGGCACTGCCTCGGCGGCACGATGTCCGTCCGGGTGGGCAGCGTCAACCGCACCTCCGGCGGCGTCACCCGCACCGTCAGCGCCACCTACAGCCGCTACGACCTGGCCCTGATGCGGCTGTCCAGCTCGGTGAGCACCAGCTACGTCACCCTGGCCAACAGCAACCCGCCGATCAACTCGACCAACTCGATCTACGGCTGGGGCATGACCTGCTACAGCGGCTGCTCGGCCTCGACCCAGCTCAAGACCGCCTCGGTGCGGGTCACCAGCAACAGCGTCACCGACGCGTACGGCGGGCAGGCGATCCGGAGCACGCGGATCAACGGCAACGCCTGGCGGGGCGACTCGGGTGGCCCGCAGTTCTACAACGGCGCGCAGGTCGGGGTGGCCTCCACCGCCGACGGCCAGAGCATCCAGAACTACGGCAGCGTCGCGTACAACCGGGCCTGGATCACCTCGGTGGCCGGTGTCTGA
- the purS gene encoding phosphoribosylformylglycinamidine synthase subunit PurS: MPRVVVDVMLKPEILDPQGQAVANALPRLGVNDVASVRIGRRIEIDFTGEPDLDRAREIADKLLANPVIEDFTVHLVETDEPADARS; this comes from the coding sequence GTGCCTCGCGTCGTCGTCGACGTCATGCTCAAGCCCGAGATCCTCGATCCGCAGGGCCAGGCCGTCGCAAACGCGCTGCCCCGGCTCGGCGTCAACGATGTCGCCTCGGTACGGATCGGCAGGCGGATCGAGATCGACTTCACCGGTGAACCGGACCTGGACCGGGCCCGGGAGATCGCCGACAAGCTGCTCGCCAACCCGGTCATCGAGGACTTCACCGTCCACCTGGTCGAGACCGACGAGCCCGCGGACGCCCGCTCGTGA
- the purQ gene encoding phosphoribosylformylglycinamidine synthase subunit PurQ, with product MTARVGVVTFPGSLDDGDAARAVRIAGAEPVRLWHGDPQLHGVDAVVLPGGFSYGDYLRCGAIARFAPVMETIVDAAAGGLPVLGICNGFQILCEAHLLPGALTRNQHLHFRNRDQLLRIEATGTAWTNMFQAGQKVLIPVKNGEGCYVADTATLDELEAEGRVVARYVGGNPNGSQRDIAAITNPAGNVVGIMPHPEHAVEALTGPSLDGLGFFTSVLKHLVGAPA from the coding sequence GTGACCGCGCGGGTCGGTGTGGTGACGTTCCCCGGCTCGCTCGACGACGGGGACGCCGCCCGGGCCGTACGGATCGCCGGTGCGGAGCCGGTCCGGCTCTGGCACGGCGACCCGCAGTTGCACGGGGTGGACGCCGTCGTCCTGCCCGGCGGTTTCTCCTACGGTGACTACCTGCGCTGCGGCGCCATCGCCCGATTCGCCCCGGTGATGGAGACGATCGTGGACGCCGCCGCCGGTGGCCTGCCGGTGCTCGGGATCTGCAACGGCTTCCAGATCCTCTGCGAGGCCCACCTGCTGCCCGGCGCGCTCACCCGCAACCAGCACCTGCACTTCCGCAACCGCGATCAGCTCCTGCGGATCGAGGCGACCGGCACCGCCTGGACGAACATGTTCCAGGCCGGGCAGAAAGTGCTGATCCCGGTCAAGAACGGCGAGGGTTGCTACGTCGCCGACACCGCCACGCTTGACGAGTTGGAGGCCGAGGGCCGGGTGGTGGCCCGGTACGTCGGTGGCAACCCCAACGGGTCGCAGCGGGACATCGCCGCGATCACCAACCCCGCCGGCAACGTGGTGGGCATCATGCCGCACCCCGAGCACGCGGTGGAGGCGCTCACCGGCCCCTCCCTCGACGGCCTGGGCTTCTTCACGTCGGTGCTGAAGCACCTGGTGGGGGCCCCGGCGTGA
- the purL gene encoding phosphoribosylformylglycinamidine synthase subunit PurL: MTTHPDPVRESPEAFPAAPAQPVQPSPAAAAPPAAAASPVTPARHAAAAADPGWTHGVDTVPRAGDTPQELQPYAELGLRDDEYDRIRQILGRRPTQSELAMYSIMWSEHCSYKSSKVHLRQFGEKAPPSDRLLAGIGENAGVVRVSDELAVTFKVESHNHPSFVEPYQGAATGVGGIVRDILAMGARPVAVMDPLRFGAADHPDTARVLPGVVAGVGGYGNCLGLPNIGGEVVFDPCYQGNPLVNALCLGVLPVSRLQNKAAVGPGNVVVLMGAKTGRDGIGGVSVLASATFDEGSEQRRPSVQVGDPFIEKLLIEACLELYDAELVAGIQDLGGAGLTCALTETAAAAGTGMRVWLERVPLREASMAPHEILASESQERMLLVVEPAKLDAVLKTCQKWGVIATAIGEVTAPEPDGQPGRLRITWRDQLVVDVPPGSLVDDGPVYARPMREPADLILLQADRAETLPRPADPDALRETVLRMIASPNLADKSWVTEQYDRYVLGNTVLAQPEDSGVIRIDERTGLGVALSVDGNGRYARLDPYHGAKLALAEAYRNVAVTGATPIAVTDCLNFGSPEDPGVMWQFAEAVRGLADGCAELGIPVTGGNVSFYNQTGAAAIHPTPVVGVLGVLENVADRVAMGFAPRPGGDHDQLFLLGETHVELSGSEWAWVTHQHLGGVPPHVDLGREKQLAGLLAEAARVGHLSAAHDLSDGGLAQSLVESCLRHGVGARIAVPERFQGGSMPFVFLFSESAGRVLVSVPRGHEKAFTALCGEHGVPWELIGVTDPAGGALEVHGQFRIRLDELREAHSRTLPSLFGGVQSLAPDAVGTASGDPTAAPTDSASQADAQADPADTEAGTAVAEVEIGTPAEVASAADAAPGQPAEPGSDPDPDQPTAAMGDQAAGEAPQAGVAEPPPAPDER, from the coding sequence ATGACCACGCATCCGGACCCGGTACGGGAGAGCCCGGAGGCATTCCCGGCCGCGCCGGCACAGCCGGTCCAGCCGAGCCCGGCCGCTGCTGCGCCGCCGGCTGCTGCCGCCTCGCCGGTCACCCCGGCGCGGCACGCCGCCGCTGCGGCGGACCCCGGCTGGACCCACGGGGTGGACACCGTGCCGCGCGCCGGGGACACCCCGCAGGAGCTTCAGCCGTACGCCGAACTGGGCCTGCGCGACGACGAGTACGACCGCATCCGGCAGATCCTGGGCCGCCGGCCGACCCAGTCCGAGCTGGCGATGTACTCGATCATGTGGAGTGAGCACTGCTCCTACAAGTCCAGCAAGGTGCACCTGCGTCAGTTCGGCGAGAAGGCCCCACCGAGCGACCGGCTGCTGGCCGGCATCGGTGAGAACGCGGGTGTGGTGCGGGTCTCCGACGAGTTGGCGGTGACCTTCAAGGTCGAGTCGCACAACCACCCGAGCTTCGTCGAGCCGTACCAGGGTGCGGCGACCGGCGTGGGTGGCATCGTCCGCGACATCCTCGCCATGGGTGCCCGTCCGGTGGCCGTGATGGACCCGCTGCGCTTCGGTGCCGCCGACCACCCCGACACCGCCCGGGTGCTGCCCGGCGTGGTGGCCGGCGTCGGCGGCTACGGCAACTGCCTCGGCCTGCCCAACATCGGCGGCGAGGTGGTCTTCGACCCGTGCTACCAGGGCAACCCGCTGGTAAACGCGCTCTGCCTCGGGGTGCTGCCGGTGAGCCGGCTACAGAACAAGGCCGCCGTCGGCCCCGGCAACGTCGTGGTGCTGATGGGTGCCAAGACCGGGCGGGACGGCATCGGCGGCGTGTCGGTGCTGGCCAGCGCCACCTTCGACGAGGGCAGCGAGCAGCGCCGCCCATCGGTGCAGGTGGGCGACCCGTTCATCGAGAAACTGCTTATCGAAGCCTGCCTGGAGCTGTACGACGCCGAGCTGGTCGCCGGCATCCAGGACCTCGGCGGTGCCGGGCTGACCTGCGCGTTGACCGAGACCGCCGCGGCGGCCGGCACCGGCATGCGGGTCTGGCTGGAGCGGGTCCCGCTGCGCGAGGCGTCGATGGCGCCGCACGAGATCCTGGCCAGCGAGTCGCAGGAGCGGATGCTCCTGGTCGTCGAGCCGGCCAAGCTCGACGCGGTGCTCAAGACCTGCCAGAAGTGGGGCGTGATCGCCACCGCGATCGGTGAGGTCACCGCGCCGGAGCCGGACGGACAGCCGGGTCGACTGCGGATCACCTGGCGGGACCAGCTGGTGGTGGACGTGCCGCCGGGTTCGCTCGTGGACGACGGACCGGTCTACGCCCGCCCGATGCGCGAGCCGGCCGACCTGATCCTGCTCCAGGCGGACCGGGCCGAGACGCTGCCCCGGCCGGCCGACCCGGACGCGCTGCGCGAGACCGTGCTGCGCATGATCGCCTCGCCCAACCTCGCCGACAAGAGCTGGGTCACCGAGCAGTACGACCGCTACGTGCTTGGCAACACCGTGCTCGCCCAGCCGGAGGACTCCGGTGTGATCCGGATCGACGAGCGGACCGGGCTGGGCGTGGCGCTGTCGGTCGACGGCAACGGTCGGTACGCCCGCCTCGACCCGTACCACGGGGCCAAGCTGGCGCTTGCCGAGGCGTACCGGAACGTGGCGGTGACCGGCGCGACGCCGATCGCGGTCACCGACTGCCTCAACTTCGGCTCCCCCGAAGACCCGGGCGTGATGTGGCAGTTCGCCGAGGCGGTACGCGGCCTCGCCGACGGCTGCGCCGAGCTGGGCATCCCGGTGACCGGCGGCAACGTCAGCTTCTACAACCAGACCGGTGCGGCGGCGATCCACCCGACGCCGGTGGTCGGTGTGCTCGGCGTACTGGAGAACGTGGCCGACCGGGTGGCGATGGGCTTCGCCCCGCGACCCGGTGGCGATCACGACCAGCTCTTCCTGCTCGGCGAGACGCACGTCGAGCTCTCCGGCTCGGAGTGGGCCTGGGTGACCCACCAGCATCTCGGTGGCGTACCCCCGCACGTCGACCTGGGACGCGAGAAGCAGCTCGCCGGGCTGCTGGCCGAGGCCGCCCGGGTGGGCCACCTCAGCGCCGCGCACGACCTCTCCGACGGCGGGCTCGCCCAGAGCCTGGTGGAGTCCTGCCTGCGGCACGGCGTCGGCGCGCGGATCGCGGTGCCGGAGCGTTTCCAGGGCGGCTCGATGCCGTTCGTCTTCCTGTTCAGTGAGTCCGCCGGCCGCGTGCTGGTCTCGGTACCGAGGGGCCACGAGAAGGCGTTCACCGCCCTCTGCGGCGAGCACGGTGTGCCGTGGGAGCTGATCGGGGTGACCGACCCGGCCGGTGGTGCGCTGGAGGTGCACGGCCAGTTCCGGATCCGCCTGGACGAGCTGCGGGAGGCACACAGCCGCACCCTGCCGAGCCTGTTTGGCGGTGTGCAGTCGCTCGCCCCGGACGCCGTCGGTACGGCCAGCGGCGACCCGACGGCGGCCCCGACCGACTCCGCCAGCCAGGCTGACGCCCAGGCCGACCCCGCCGACACCGAGGCCGGTACGGCCGTCGCCGAGGTCGAGATCGGCACCCCGGCGGAGGTCGCCAGTGCGGCGGACGCGGCACCGGGACAGCCGGCCGAGCCCGGCTCGGACCCGGACCCGGACCAGCCGACCGCAGCAATGGGCGACCAGGCAGCCGGCGAGGCTCCGCAGGCCGGTGTCGCCGAGCCACCACCCGCACCGGACGAGCGCTGA
- a CDS encoding 2-phosphosulfolactate phosphatase gives MTPALHSQPGSGARFDWGLAGAAELGRVCAVLVVVDVLSFTTTVEIAVGRGMRVHPFPWDEQAAEYARRIGAIAATGRRQVTAAHPWSLSPAALSRAPVVRDLVLPSPNGSAISAAASATGLPVVAANLRNARAVGHWLLNQGYGETTTPVGVVAAGERWPDGSLRPCVADQLGAASVLDALAAVPGGLSVEAAMALAALASTPDVPAAVRGCVSGRELSADGFPEDVEIAVRLDSSDVVPLLRDGVFASA, from the coding sequence GTGACCCCGGCCCTGCACTCCCAGCCCGGATCCGGGGCCCGGTTCGACTGGGGCCTGGCGGGGGCGGCGGAGCTGGGCCGGGTCTGCGCGGTACTGGTGGTGGTGGACGTGCTGTCGTTCACCACCACCGTCGAGATCGCGGTCGGGCGGGGAATGCGGGTACATCCGTTTCCCTGGGACGAGCAGGCCGCCGAGTACGCCCGGCGAATAGGCGCGATCGCCGCGACCGGTCGCCGGCAGGTCACCGCGGCCCATCCGTGGTCGCTGTCGCCGGCCGCACTGAGCCGGGCACCGGTGGTGCGTGATCTCGTGCTGCCGTCGCCGAACGGCTCGGCGATCAGCGCCGCCGCCAGCGCCACCGGGCTGCCGGTGGTCGCGGCCAACCTGCGTAACGCCCGTGCCGTCGGGCACTGGCTGCTGAATCAGGGGTACGGCGAAACCACCACCCCGGTCGGCGTCGTCGCGGCCGGAGAGCGATGGCCGGACGGCTCGCTACGCCCGTGCGTGGCGGATCAACTCGGCGCGGCGAGCGTGCTCGACGCGCTCGCCGCAGTGCCGGGTGGGCTGTCGGTGGAGGCGGCCATGGCGCTCGCCGCGCTGGCCAGCACCCCGGACGTGCCGGCAGCGGTCCGGGGCTGCGTCTCCGGTCGTGAACTAAGCGCGGACGGCTTCCCCGAGGATGTCGAGATCGCCGTACGCCTCGACAGCTCCGACGTGGTGCCGCTGCTCCGCGACGGCGTCTTCGCCTCGGCCTGA
- a CDS encoding carboxypeptidase-like regulatory domain-containing protein, with amino-acid sequence MFPRPGNRRREGWSVRKAVDVSTHRRAWQKRAGVVVALIVGALLAAPATPAHAATVNVTPGSVTVNAGSDATVSVQVTPGEGDTTAEITLTGLPAGVSCARGCGSIQLNAPVPRTQLLTLRANNNARNASTGVTVQVQPDNSDPATANLQLTVRGEQAPPPPPPPTTQAPQTVKSIAGKVVNQAGEGVAGAIVLIKDSAGNQYDTNSDSNGNFRFTGSRDRPIAPGRIDLGARAENQSRVVNFTANAGQSVTGQRITLAIGASASPTPTPTTSESALPTEDPFEDAFPEDEETASESAVAQAPASNEDSGGFGNWLLILLGGLFVAVGVGTIVLLWMKRKENDEAEADGDAPAGAPAGAVPAARGSFAGADDQTRVVNRVGAAPDPTMVGGPGLSNAPTMMHQPVVDDVPPDPYGAPPQPYGAPSGPGQGGWSGGGYGEEPGGYGAAGYGNAPSSGGGYGNAPSSGGGYGNGPSSGDGYGNRDYGAGSGGADYPPAGGAGGYGERYDEPTGRYTGDQTRYPAPADPYATGMYEPEAGQGYGQAEPAGGYGRGEPTGGYGRGGAGGGYGQGEPTGGYGQGDGTRAYGAGEAGGYGPTDQTRGYEPGGYGQGEPTGGYGQSDPNRGGYSPGEPAGGGYGQSEPTGGYGASGGGYGQEPAQQRGGYDNAGYDETNRYNQGGYGQGGGYGQEPPQQRAGYDDAYPQGGGYGQGGYGQEPPQQRAGYDNNYYGDPAQAAGHGRPDGPPAERGGGRRLDWLDD; translated from the coding sequence ATGTTTCCCCGGCCCGGCAACCGTCGGCGCGAGGGATGGTCAGTCCGGAAGGCGGTGGACGTGTCAACACACCGACGAGCCTGGCAGAAGCGGGCCGGTGTGGTCGTGGCGCTGATTGTTGGTGCCCTGCTCGCCGCCCCCGCCACACCCGCCCACGCCGCCACGGTCAACGTCACGCCAGGCTCGGTGACCGTCAACGCGGGCAGCGACGCCACGGTGAGCGTGCAGGTCACCCCCGGCGAGGGGGACACCACCGCCGAGATCACCCTGACCGGCCTGCCGGCCGGCGTGTCCTGCGCCAGGGGCTGCGGCAGCATTCAGCTGAACGCACCAGTGCCGAGGACGCAGTTGTTGACGCTGCGCGCCAACAACAACGCCCGGAACGCCTCGACCGGCGTCACCGTCCAGGTCCAGCCGGACAATTCCGACCCCGCGACCGCCAACCTTCAGCTCACCGTCCGGGGAGAGCAGGCGCCGCCGCCGCCACCGCCGCCCACCACGCAGGCGCCGCAGACGGTCAAGTCGATCGCCGGCAAGGTCGTGAACCAGGCGGGCGAGGGCGTGGCGGGTGCGATCGTCCTGATCAAGGACAGCGCCGGCAACCAGTACGACACCAACAGCGACTCCAACGGCAACTTCCGCTTCACCGGCAGCCGGGACCGGCCGATCGCCCCGGGCCGGATCGACCTCGGCGCCCGTGCGGAGAACCAGAGCCGGGTCGTGAACTTCACCGCCAACGCGGGCCAGAGTGTCACCGGACAGCGGATCACCCTGGCGATCGGTGCCTCGGCCAGCCCGACCCCCACCCCGACGACGAGCGAGTCGGCGCTGCCCACGGAGGATCCGTTCGAGGACGCGTTCCCCGAGGACGAGGAGACCGCCAGCGAGAGCGCCGTCGCCCAGGCCCCGGCCAGCAACGAGGACTCCGGTGGCTTCGGCAACTGGTTGCTGATCCTGCTGGGCGGGCTCTTCGTGGCCGTCGGCGTCGGCACGATCGTGCTGCTCTGGATGAAGCGCAAGGAGAACGACGAGGCCGAGGCGGACGGTGACGCCCCGGCGGGCGCGCCGGCCGGCGCGGTGCCGGCGGCCCGTGGCTCGTTCGCGGGTGCCGACGACCAGACCCGGGTGGTGAACCGGGTCGGCGCCGCACCGGATCCGACAATGGTCGGCGGTCCCGGGCTGAGCAACGCCCCGACGATGATGCACCAGCCGGTCGTCGACGACGTCCCGCCGGACCCGTACGGTGCGCCTCCGCAGCCGTACGGCGCGCCGAGCGGTCCAGGGCAGGGCGGCTGGTCCGGCGGCGGCTACGGCGAGGAGCCGGGCGGCTACGGCGCAGCCGGCTACGGCAACGCACCGTCCTCCGGTGGTGGCTATGGCAACGCACCGTCCTCCGGTGGCGGTTACGGCAACGGCCCCTCGTCCGGCGACGGTTACGGAAACCGTGACTACGGTGCCGGCAGCGGCGGGGCCGACTACCCGCCGGCGGGCGGTGCAGGCGGCTACGGCGAGCGCTACGACGAGCCGACGGGCCGCTACACCGGTGACCAGACCCGCTACCCGGCCCCTGCGGACCCGTACGCCACCGGGATGTACGAGCCGGAGGCGGGCCAGGGGTACGGCCAGGCCGAACCGGCGGGCGGCTACGGACGCGGTGAGCCCACCGGTGGCTACGGGCGTGGCGGAGCCGGTGGCGGCTACGGCCAGGGTGAGCCGACCGGCGGCTACGGCCAGGGCGACGGAACCCGGGCCTACGGCGCGGGCGAGGCCGGCGGCTACGGGCCGACCGACCAGACCCGCGGCTACGAGCCGGGTGGCTACGGCCAGGGCGAGCCGACCGGCGGCTATGGCCAGAGCGACCCCAACCGTGGTGGCTACAGCCCCGGCGAGCCGGCCGGCGGTGGCTACGGCCAGAGCGAGCCCACCGGCGGCTACGGCGCATCAGGTGGCGGCTACGGCCAGGAGCCCGCGCAGCAGCGTGGCGGCTACGACAACGCCGGCTACGACGAGACGAACCGCTACAACCAGGGCGGCTACGGCCAGGGCGGCGGCTATGGCCAGGAGCCGCCGCAGCAGCGTGCCGGCTATGACGACGCCTACCCGCAGGGTGGCGGCTACGGCCAGGGCGGTTACGGTCAGGAGCCGCCGCAGCAGCGTGCCGGGTACGACAACAACTACTACGGCGACCCGGCTCAAGCCGCCGGCCATGGCCGGCCAGACGGGCCGCCGGCAGAACGCGGCGGCGGTCGCCGACTGGACTGGTTGGACGACTGA
- a CDS encoding sterol carrier family protein: protein MSSPYIKSAAVATAVAALDAGRTPERPVLREAVRVLLTILAARTPGRSVEVRVPPYGAVQCVPGPRHTRGTPPNTVEMDPETWLALATGRLDWTQAVTEGRVRASGARADLSAFLPLELK, encoded by the coding sequence GTGTCCTCTCCGTACATTAAGTCCGCAGCCGTCGCGACCGCGGTGGCGGCGCTCGATGCGGGACGCACCCCCGAACGGCCGGTGCTCCGTGAGGCGGTCAGGGTGCTGTTGACCATTCTTGCGGCCCGCACCCCCGGCCGATCGGTGGAGGTGCGTGTCCCACCTTACGGTGCAGTTCAATGCGTTCCCGGGCCGCGACACACCCGTGGTACGCCACCGAACACGGTGGAGATGGACCCGGAAACCTGGCTCGCGCTCGCCACGGGACGACTCGACTGGACCCAGGCGGTTACGGAGGGTCGTGTGCGGGCGAGCGGGGCGAGAGCGGACCTCTCCGCGTTTCTGCCGCTGGAGCTGAAATGA